A single Lactuca sativa cultivar Salinas chromosome 8, Lsat_Salinas_v11, whole genome shotgun sequence DNA region contains:
- the LOC111911159 gene encoding uncharacterized protein LOC111911159 — MVMKTTNAKKASIEKNIRNENNPPKDLTGADPEKKKRRNKKPVETYNTYIFKVLKEVHGDIGISNKAMEIMNSFVNDMFQKIAQEASKLAKYNNKSTLSAREIEAAVKLVLHGALAKHAVQEGTKAVANFTRS, encoded by the coding sequence atggTAATGAAAACGACCAATGCGAAGAAAGCATCGATTGAAAAGAACATTAGAAATGAGAATAACCCCCCAAAGGATTTAACCGGAGCAGATCCAGAGAAAAAAAAGAGACGGAATAAGAAACCCGTGGAGACGTACAATACATACATCTTCAAGGTCTTGAAGGAGGTCCATGGTGACATTGGGATTTCCAATAAGGCGATGGAGATCATGAACTCGTTTGTTAATGATATGTTTCAAAAAATTGCACAAGAAGCTTCCAAGTTAGCAAAATACAACAATAAGAGCACCTTATCGGCGAGAGAAATTGAGGCTGCTGTCAAGCTTGTGCTACATGGAGCATTGGCTAAGCATGCTGTGCAGGAAGGCACCAAGGCTGTGGCAAACTTTACTAGGTCTTAG
- the LOC111911137 gene encoding histone H2B.3, protein MAPKAAAGKKPVAEKTPAEKVPAEKKPKAEKKLPKDASAADKKKKRHKKSVETYKIYIFKVLKQVHPDIGISSKAMGIMNSFINDIFEKLAQEASKLARYNKKHTLSSREIQTAVRLVLPGELAKHAVSEGTKAVTKFTSG, encoded by the coding sequence ATGGCACCAAAGGCAGCTGCCGGAAAGAAACCAGTGGCGGAAAAGACTCCAGCTGAGAAGGTACCAGCAGAGAAGAAGCCTAAGGCAGAGAAGAAACTCCCAAAAGACGCATCGGCAGCagataagaagaagaagagacaCAAGAAATCAGTCGAGACCTACAAGATCTACATCTTTAAGGTTTTGAAGCAGGTTCACCCTGACATTGGTATCTCTAGTAAGGCAATGGGCATCATGAACTCATTCATCAACGACATTTTCGAGAAGCTCGCTCAGGAGGCATCTAAGCTTGCAAGGTACAACAAGAAGCACACTCTTTCTTCGAGGGAGATTCAAACTGCAGTCAGACTTGTACTTCCTGGGGAGTTGGCTAAGCATGCTGTGTCTGAAGGTACCAAGGCTGTGACAAAGTTCACTAGCGGTTAG